The genomic segment AGGAAGCCTTTTAGCTGTTGTTATGATCAGTATGCATAGCAGtaactgtaaaatatgtatttaaggtatggaaatgacatattttcCATATTAACCACCAACCAACCACACCCCCGCCCACAGccactgtcctctttttggaaaactaataTGTGGTCATCCTACATGACGTTCATGCACGCACAAAACTACTACAATGATACCTCAAGGTTTCACAGACACACTGTGAAATTAATGTTGAATTAATTTGCTTGTTAAGATGAGgcaagaaaaacttaaaagcatATTCATATATCTTAAAACTTTTGGACTCATGAGCCTAAGCACTTTTCAATAAAATCTATGCAAAAGTTGGTGTCAGATCATTTaagaatactgtgtgtgtgtgtgtgtgtgtgttaggtggAGATCGAAGAGAAGAATCCCAGTGGTTATCTGTCAGCGGCTGAGATTCCCCTGCCGCGCCTCTACATCTCAATGGCTGCCATCTTCTTCATCGCCGCCGTGGTGTGGACGTACACACTGCTCAagtacaggtacacacacacacacacacacagggcctgTCGCTGTGAGGGAACCCGCTGGTgttcatgatgtgtgtgtgtttgacaggtaCAGTGTGTTTAAGATCCACTGGCTGATGGCGGCGCTGGCGTACACTAAAGCTTTGTCTCTGCTGTTCCACAGTGTGAGTAAAACACCGATCACACACAGTTGAGATACTTCCATCGTTTCGAGGAATTTTAAAGTTGATTTTAATATtgcgttttcatttttttttttttttttagttcacgtTTTAGTAATTGTGTAAATCGtgctttgatatttttattagttCTTCTAAAAAATAGCTTCATGACTTGTTAAAGTTGACCGTGTTAGCCTTGAACTTGgagaaaatatttgaaaacttCTAAAGAATTGCACTAAAATTGCACTTGGCCATACTTGCCAACATCTTGggtatttttgtgtttatttggttttattttgtgttttaaaatctTGTTATTCCAGCTCAGTTTTTGTCATGAAGATAGCCATAGATGCTGACATGACAATAGAAACTGACTTACCAACATCTGGGAATTAATCATTTATCTTAATTTTCTTTAGAGGATGTTTGTTCTGTGATGCTGTtgatatatatcatatatcataactgttatatatacatttacttaGATGTGTATATATCTACttcaatgtaaatataaaaacacaataactctgtgttgatttacatataaataaaaagcaGTACTTAATTTGATATGTTCAGAGGTGACTTGAAACATGTTCCTGTGTTATTGTGATCCTCacaagtgtttgtgtgtcttcTGCTCAGATCAACTATCACTTCATCAACTCTGAAGGGCGTCCTATTGAAGGCTTGGCCGTCATGTACTACATCACACACCTGTGCGTATCACACCTTCACTCTCCTTGTGTTTCTCATGTTTAGAGATGTGCTCGTACTGTGGATGTTTCAGTGTGCATGATCTCTGTGTGTCAGGCTGAAGGGGGCTCTTCTGTTCATCACGCTGGCTCTCATCGGCACCGGCTTTGCCTTCGTCAAATACATCCTGTCAGACAAAGAGAAGAAGATCTTCATGATCGTTATTCCTCTGCAGGTGTGTGTTTGAACATGTTTCTCTCGTGGTCCTGGTGTGCTGTTATCCGTGACTGAAGCTGGTCTGTTGCAGGTTCTGGCTAACGTGTCCTATATCATCATCGAGGAGACGGAGGAGGGCACGAGTGAATACACTCTCTGGAGGGAGATCCTGTTCCTGGTGGATCTCATCTGCTGCGGGGCCGTCCTGTTCCCTGTCATCTGGTGCGTATCGGTGCGCCAGGCTCCCGATGTGATGATATTTACTGTCATCTGATGTGTTTTATGATTCTGTGTCTAACAGGTCCATCCGACACCTGCAGGAGGCTTCGAACACGGACGGCAAAGGTGTGTTTGACAGGAACTGTGTGTGTCGTAAAGACCCAATCACACCAGGCACCAAAACTATGACCATAACTATAACACACAGTTATACTCTAATAGCGCAGTTCACAACGAAACTAACAACATAACGGCACTGGAACAATTCCATTGCTATGATTAGCACTATATAGTTAGCACTGTAGATATTGTTAAAGTCTTTATATAATAGTTTATTGGTATAGTCcttgtagtattatcttttacAGTTATCGGTTATTGCTATGGTTATAGAAGTCATTGTTTTGAAGTTATCATTACAATTCTCATTATAATTATCATTACAGTTATCAGAAATATTAATTCATAGTTTCATTATAGTTATTAGTGTAATTATtgttaactttattttaaggtgtccttgttacacacgtTGCATGTAGTTACtattataatactttattatgcataattacatgcaagtagccctaatcctaaccatatagtaagtacatgtatttaattaatattaatcagcattttaatgtataattacactgtaacaaggacacctgcTTAAAACTCACACTAACTCTATCAGTTCCCTCataaccaaaataataaacatgtcCGTAGAGACAGGCTATGTTCCCACCTCCCTCAAAACTGCTCTCATCAAACCCCTCCTCAAAAAACCCACCATGGACCCTACACCACTGTCGAATTACAGACCAATTTCTAATCTCCCATTCATCTCCAAACTCCTGGAAAAAGTTGTTTCCACCCAGCTCCATAATCATCTCAAATCCAACAGGCTATATGAgaaatttcaatctggttttcgtccCTCCCACAGCACAGAAACAGCTCTTATCAGAGTCACCAGCGATTTGCTGATGGCTTCTGATTCCAGTTCCACATCCCTCCTCATTTTTCTCGACCTctctgctgcgtttgacactgtagaCCATCACATTCTCCTGCACCGACTTCAGCACTACACAGGTCTTTCTGGTACTGCCCTGAAATGGTTTCACTCCTATCTCACTGATAGAACCGAGTATGTAGCTCTGGGTGATGTAAAATCCAGACCCCACACTGTCACCTGTGGGGTCCCCCAGGGCTCCGTACTCGGTCCAACCCTCTTCACCATTTACATGCTCCCCTTGGGTCGTGTCGTCAGCAGGCATGGAGTTAATTTCCATTGCTATGCTGACGACACACAACTCTACCTTCAAGTCACTCCCTCTAGCTCCCCCTCTACCACGACTGCCCGCCTTAGCTCCTGCCTGGAGGAGATAGAGGCGTGGATGAGTCAAAACTTCCTGcagctgaatggctccaaaacaGAGGTCATTCAAACTGGAACTGTTCATCAACTCCGCTCCTCTCCAATCACCACTGTTTCACTCTTTGGACACACCACTCCCCTTTCTTCCTCTGTTACTAACCTAGGGGTAAAATTTGACCCCCACCTTTCCTTCGACAGTCATGTCACCTCCATCTGCAAAACTGCATTCTTTCACCTCCGCAATATTTCCAAACTGCGCCCCTCCCTCTCCATTTCTGCTGCAGAGAAGCTCGTCCATGcttttgtctcctccaggctggactactgtaatgcactCCTCATTGGGATTCCTGGCAGGAGCCTTCAAAAGCTCCAGTATGTTCAGAACAGCGCTGCCAGGGTCCTGATGAGGGTGCGAAAACATGAGCACATCACCCCCATCCTTCGTTCGCTGCACTGGCTCCCCATTCAGTCCCGCATAGAATATAAGGTCCTCCTTCATACCCATCACTGTCTGCACGGTGCGGCCCCCACTTACCTCACTGAGTTGCTCACGCCAAATTCATCAACCAGAACCCGGTCAGGCCAACAGCACCGTTTGGTCATGCCCAGGACACGGCTCAAAAAAATGGGCGACAGGGCCTTTCAAGTCGCTGCTCCCTGCCTGTGGAACGCCCTCCCAGACCACCTCAGGGCCCCGCAGACAGTGGACACATTCAAAAAAGGACTAAAAACCCACCTTTTTACACAGGCTTATTTTAACAGCTAAAGCTTGTTTTTAGTCCCGTCTTTTaacatgttgtgtttttattgtaatactgtattgtttttaattatgttctACTGTAGCACTTTGAGATTTGGTGTCAAATgtaaagtgctttacaaataaaatttattattattacctgaaaataaaatataactaattACTCTTATAGTACTCTTGTCAGTttaattatctttatagttatggGTGTCATTATTGTTGGTTATCGTTGTAGTTATCACTTTTAATTATCTATAGTTGTTGATATAGTTATTTTTGATCATTGTTGTAGTTATCAGTGTAGTTATCATCAGCTATCATTACAGTTATCTGTAtaattatcttaatagttatAGGTATAGTTATTGTCAATTATCGCTACAGTTATCAGTGtaattattgttatagttatatatattagTAGAATTATCGGTATAGTTATTGTTTATCTTTACAGTTATAACTttaattatctttatagttagTTATTGGTATAGTTATTTTCAGTTATCACAGTTATCTGTATAATTATCTTAAAATGATCTTTAGTTATCGGTATAGTTATTATCGGTTATCGTCACAGTTAtctgtataattatattaatagttATCTTTAATTATTGGTATAGTTATTATCGGTTATCGTCACAGTTATCTGTAtaattatcttaatagttatcttTAGTTATCGGTATAGTTATTATCTGTTATCGTCACAGTTAtctgtataattatattaatagttATCTGTAGTTATCGGTATAGTTATTATCTGTTATCGTCACAGTTATCTGTAtaattatcttaatagttatcttTAGTTATCGGTATAGTTATTTTCAGTTATCACAGTTATCTGTATAATTGTATTACTAGTTATCTTTAGTTATCGGTATAGTTATTTTCAGTTATCATCACAGTTAtctgtataattatattactagttATCTTTAGTTATCGGTATATTTATTATCTGTTATCGTCACAGTTATCTGTAtaattatcttaatagttatcttTAGTTATCAGTATAGTTATTATCTGTTATCGTCACAGTTAtctgtataattatattaatagttATCTGTAGTTATCGGTATAGTTATTATCTGTTATCGTCACAGTTATCTGTAtaattatcttaatagttatcttTAGTTATCGGTATAGTTATTTTCAGTTATCACAGTTAtctgtataattatattactagttATCTTTAGTTATCGGTATAGTTATTTTCAGTTATCATCACAGTTAtctgtataattatattactagttATCTTTAGTTATCGGTATAGTTATTATCTGTTATCGTCACAGTTATCTGTAtaattatcttaatagttatcttTAGTTATCGGTATAGTTATTATCTGTTATCGTCACAGTTATCTGTAtaattatcttaatagttatcttTAGTTATCGGTATAGTTATTATCTGTTATCGTCACAGTTATCTGTAtaattatcttaatagttatcttTAGTTATCGGTATAGTTATTTTCAGTTATCACAGTTAtctgtataattatattactagttATCTTTAGTTATCGGTATAGTTATTTTCAGTTATCATCACAGTTAtctgtataattatattactagttATCTTTAGTTATCGGTATAGTTATTATCTGTAATCGTCACAGTTATCTGTAtaattatcttaatagttatcttTAGTTATCGGTATAGTTATTATCTGTTATCGTCACAGTTAtctgtataattatattaatagttATCTGTAGTTATCGGTATAGTTATTATCTGTTATCGTCACAGTTATCTGTAtaattatcttaatagttatcttTAGTTATCGGTATAGTTATTTTCAGTTATCACAGTTAtctgtataattatattactagttATCTTTAGTTATCGGTATAGTTATTTTCAGTTATCATCACAGTTAtctgtataattatattactagttATCTTTAGTTATCGGTATAGTTATTATCTGTTATCGTCACAGTTAtctgtataattatattactagttATCTTTAGTTATCGGTATAGTTATTATCTGTTATCGTCACAGTTATCTGTAtaattatcttaatagttatcttTAGTTATCGGTATAGTTATTATCTGTTATCGTCACAGTTATCTGTAtaattatcttaatagttatcttTAGTTATCGGTATAGTTATTATCTGTTATCGTCACAGTTATCTGTAtaattatcttaatagttatcttTAGTTATCGGTATAGTTATTTTTTAGTTATTGCTACAGTTATGAGTGTAATTATTCatttagttaatatatattaGAAGAATTATCAGTATAGTTATCTTTTACAGTTATTGCTGTTATTGTTTCAGTTATAAGTGTAACTATAATTAGATATTATCCTCACATTTATCAGTATAACTATTGTTACAGTTATCGCTATAGTTATCAATACcgatgttgtttttgtgtgtatatttgtttttCTAAATACACAATTTACGTTCTCCTGCAGCTGCTATGAACCTGGAGAAGTTGAAGCTCTTCAGACATTACTATGTGATGGTGAGACATTGGTCTTTATTCACATCTAGGATAAGATCATGTCTCTAAGGTGGACATCTGAAAGCGTTTTCTCTGTCCTCAGATCGTGTGTTATATCTACTTCACGCGG from the Carassius carassius chromosome 7, fCarCar2.1, whole genome shotgun sequence genome contains:
- the LOC132144212 gene encoding protein GPR107-like isoform X1, with the translated sequence MTASSQGLYNLDFQNCPKSKTMSPYALHVEIEEKNPSGYLSAAEIPLPRLYISMAAIFFIAAVVWTYTLLKYRYSVFKIHWLMAALAYTKALSLLFHSINYHFINSEGRPIEGLAVMYYITHLLKGALLFITLALIGTGFAFVKYILSDKEKKIFMIVIPLQVLANVSYIIIEETEEGTSEYTLWREILFLVDLICCGAVLFPVIWSIRHLQEASNTDGKAAMNLEKLKLFRHYYVMIVCYIYFTRIIAILLQLTVPFQWQWCREFLVEVSTLIFFVLTGFKFRPASNNPYLQLPQDEEDLEMDEVVTESGALEGIHKVKKTSNGRERQREVAL